A region from the Triticum urartu cultivar G1812 chromosome 1, Tu2.1, whole genome shotgun sequence genome encodes:
- the LOC125545076 gene encoding uncharacterized protein LOC125545076 isoform X1, whose product MSSTPSSTSTAGTPTPRSGFGRSTPRARSSTPCSATSSPPAWGPTVALARASDGAVDWSRPDAPAVEEVVGPDGVDFVTGDGDLAFGSGVRVRDMVGPFELVVCDGAGRGRAELQLPSCLHHRRMHVPAVHASITCKLKRHERTKQKFCVDDSCIWQWHTRWLMKPLGRKDLSLPC is encoded by the exons ATGTCGTCGACGCCATCGTCGACAAGTACGGCTGGGACCCCGACGCCGAGGTCCGGGTTTGGCCGCTCGACGCCGAGGGCGCGCTCGTCGACGCCGTGTAGTGCTACGAGTTCCCCGCCCGCGTGGGGCCCCACGGTCGCGCTGGCGCGGGCCTCCGACGGGGCCGTCGACTGGAGCCGCCCCGACGCCCCCGCGGTGGAGGAGGTGGTCGGGCCCGATGGGGTCGACTTTGTGACCGGCGATGGCGACCTGGCGTTCGGCTCCGGCGTTAGGGTCCGTGACATGGTAGGGCCGTTCGAGCTGGTGGTCTGCGATGGCGCTGGCAGGGGCCGCGCAGAGCTCCAGTTGCCGTCG TGTCTGCACCACCGCCGAATGCATGTTCCGGCAGTCCACGCATCGATCACTTGCAAATTAAAAAGGCATGAACGCACTAAACAGAAATTCTGTGTAGATGATTCTTGTATATGGCAGTGGCACACGCGCTGGTTGATGAAGCCGCTGGGCCGGAAGGACCTCTCATTGCCATGCTAA